Proteins found in one Streptomyces sp. NBC_00461 genomic segment:
- a CDS encoding uridine kinase family protein, with translation MSIHLPSPARVVLLCGPSGSGKSLVAARSGLPVLRLDDFYKEAEDPTLPLVAGSSDIDWDHPDSWDTETAVTAIARLCRTGRTNIPVYDISLSARTGEESVDIGRTPLFIAEGIFAAEIVERCRELGLLADALCLNRGPVRTFRRRFLRDLKEGRKSVPFLLRRGWRLMRQERSIIARQTALGAYACDRDEALGRLAAAAVGRRPAATPAG, from the coding sequence GTGAGCATCCATCTCCCCTCCCCCGCCCGCGTCGTGCTGCTCTGCGGCCCCTCGGGCTCGGGCAAGTCCCTGGTCGCCGCCCGCTCCGGCCTCCCCGTGCTGCGCCTCGACGACTTCTACAAGGAGGCCGAGGACCCGACGCTGCCGCTGGTGGCGGGAAGCTCCGACATCGACTGGGACCACCCGGACTCCTGGGACACCGAAACGGCCGTCACCGCGATCGCCCGGCTGTGCCGCACGGGCCGTACCAACATCCCCGTGTACGACATCTCGCTCAGCGCCCGCACCGGCGAGGAGAGCGTCGACATCGGGCGCACCCCGCTGTTCATCGCGGAGGGCATCTTCGCGGCCGAGATAGTCGAGCGCTGCCGGGAGTTGGGGCTGCTGGCCGACGCGCTGTGCCTGAACCGCGGCCCGGTCCGCACCTTCCGCCGTCGCTTCCTGCGCGACCTCAAGGAGGGCCGCAAGTCGGTCCCGTTCCTGCTCCGCCGCGGCTGGCGCCTGATGCGCCAGGAACGCTCGATCATCGCCCGCCAGACCGCCCTCGGCGCGTACGCCTGCGACCGTGACGAGGCGCTGGGCCGGCTGGCCGCGGCCGCGGTGGGCCGGCGTCCGGCGGCGACGCCGGCCGGCTGA